A window from Lampris incognitus isolate fLamInc1 chromosome 5, fLamInc1.hap2, whole genome shotgun sequence encodes these proteins:
- the bglapl gene encoding bone gamma-carboxyglutamate (gla) protein, like — protein MKTLTLLTLCAVLSACWSMGAVDPEVVLDADADVTAEVAPTAADTAPASDSSSESSSSSASDSASDSSSESNSDSSSESNSNSSSESNSDSSSDSSSNSSSESSSESSSNSSSDSSSDSSSVIVKRDLASVLLRRRRAGPSGDFSPLQLESLREVCELDVACDEMADTAGIVAAYVAFYGPIPF, from the exons ATGAAGACGCTGACTCTCCTCACTTTGTGTGCTGTTCTGTCAGCATGCTGGTCCATGGGAG CCGTGGACCCGGAGGTTGTGCTGGACGCTGACGCGGATGTGACCGCTGAGGTTGCACCTACTGCTGCTGACACCGCACCTGCCTCTGATTCATCCTCCGAatcctcctcatcctctgccTCAGACTCTGCCTCGGACTCTTCTTCAGAGTCTAATTCAGACTCTTCATCAGAGTCTAATTCCAACTCTTCATCAGAGTCTAATTCAGACTCTTCATCAGACTCTTCCTCCAACTCTTCTTCGGAGTCCTCCTCGGAATCCTCCTCGAACTCCTCCTCGGACTCTTCTTCAGACTCATCCTCA GTCATTGTGAAGAGAGACCTGGCCTCGGTTctcctgaggaggaggagggctggcCCATCAGGAGACTTCAGCCCACTCCAGCTAGAGAG CCTGAGGGAGGTGTGTGAGCTGGACGTCGCCTGCGATGAGATGGCCGACACTGCAGGCATCGTCGCGGCCTACGTTGCCTTCTATGGGCCCATCCCCTTCTAA